The DNA window CAAATATTGTACCggcaacattttttatgtttaagtaTTTCTGATGCCCATCGCGACGAGAGTTGGGGAGAAGAATCGAAAACGCGGCGCGGAGatcaagatttctttatttgtttacaaCAAAGATCCTCGTCGGAAGACAATTAAGAAGAGGAGCTGGGATTAGTTGTCGCGATTGGGATTAGTTGTCGTGTAGAAAATACGTGGCCACGATTTCTGGCATCTACCTTCATTGGGtgtttgataataaataaatacagcGTGAAGAGAGAATGGTGCGGGCAACTCGCGCAGACGCAACGCTAACGAAGGTGAGGCCTTCATCTATTATCATGTTAATTTTGCAGTCGTGCGTGAGCAGGCTCTTAACTCTGCGCGCTCCTCAAACAACTCGCTAACGTGcgcttttcttaattttcttttgaacTCGTGTATTATTAGAAGCGATATTAAAGGTTTTCTCGAAAGCATTCATCTACGTAATTTTGTAATGATTTTGTTCCCGATTGAAATGCGAAACGGAGTAAGACTTCAGCGTCAGACGTGTGAGGAGACAACGGATCCATTCAGCAGGGAACCAAGTCCGCGATGACGATAGAAACCTTTCTGCACGCGGAAGTGAAAAGATATCACATGGCaatcgtaaaattaatttattgcaaaacaatgttttaacgtatttttataatcttcctTAGCTtggggaaaagaaaagagataagatgaaaactttataatttgttaacgTATTTGTTGTcgttttactaaaattaaaaaattaataaaattaatattttatttatgttgtaatttttattgaatgtcataaagcataaaaaatataagaaaacaagaggaaatttataacttttatttcttccgATATGTATTTGCCtcgtaaacaaaatttaaattctatgtGGCTGCACAATTTTATCCTAGGATAAAGCTATAGCagttattaaattcattattaattttaatttataaaaagagaaattataagactattataagatatttacaAGATTTACTGtataacacatatatatttttttttaattttataacgagTTTTTAATGTTATGAATAATCAAACATCTGTATTTTTAATCTAGAATTACTAAAACGAAAACATAATATGATTATTGTTATCacttagtaattaaaatttagttaaagttttatttaagacCCATATTTAGAACGCATTCTTATAAAGATGTTAGAGCGCACGTTCTATCTTTATCACATTcattaaacttaaaacaagaataaaatgacaataaaaCACACCAACATCTTCGTAAACGCGTTCTAAATACGGAACACTTAAGGTTTCAGGtcataataatgaaatattttaaattacatttagaactcaaatttaaattatattagaaaaaatagtaaataaaataatgaaaattttattacgttgCAAACGcaaaaacatttgtaaaaataacacCATATGTTAGAATCTGCGTTTTTAATGTTCTGTCTTAGCGATGCCAAGTTGATAAACACAAAAACCAAACAATCTCTCTAACACTTTCCTCAtctctatattatattttccttCAATGGCACATAATGCGTAAAAAATGGAAGtgttttaataagatttttttacatatattaagtgCACAATTAGAAACCTGAAAGTTCGATTGCATGAAACTTCATCGATCGATGATCTATCGTGAAAGCAATGGAAAGTATCTTTATCAACCGTCCTTTTTGTTTCTCTGAAGACAATTCGTACGTTCACGTCGACAAAACCtcgtaaaagaaaataccGCTAGAGACAAACAACAATTCGCGTCTCGCTATCGACGAGTCAATCGAACTTCCGACGTTGGTAGACAATAGTCTGTTCTTTTCCGTTGAACTCACGTCGTTcatcttcctctttttttctcttcaacGCGGAgacaaaaagaagaaaggtAAATACGAGAAGAGCTGAAGAGAACAGATCCTTTATCATCTCTCTTAGTTCGCCGCTGGGTCGCAGGAACGACGAAGGAATAGGGGCGCGATTCGAGCGAGATGAGGAGAGGGAAAAAGAAGTGTCACGACGTGCGTTCCCAtcgcgcgacgacgacgacgacgacgacgagcgtCCCGTCGGATATTTCAGTCTGCTTTTCACGCACGGTGCAACGACGTACGTATATACGCGCGTGGATATACAGCGCTCGCTTGTGGCTACGTCGCGGCTATTATTAGTCCTCGGTCATCGGAGAGGAGCCGCTCTGCGTGCACGAGCGAAGACGCGACGACGCAACGCACGGcgacgcacgcacgcacgcacgcacctaCGTACGCACGCGGAAAAGTTGTCGCGTCTCTCGAGTCGAGAAAGCACGCCTCTCCTCTCGCCGGTGTCGCGCCCCGGAAATTCGCCTGCGTGCACGTGCGTTGCGTCGCGCCGCGCCAACCTAAGCCGCGAGGTTCCGGTGGATGTATGGTGGTGATGGTgctgatggtggtggtggtggtagcTCGTGCGCAAGAGGAAGGATCTCGATAGCATCCGCTCGTTGAACCTTGGAAAGGATGATTCTCGCACGTTCTTCACTGTGAGTTGCCTTCGTCAtttcctccccttctttctctcccctctcTTTCCCCGATAGTTGGAGCTTCCCGTGGTTTTTCGTATCGATGGAGTAATCGCGTCGCTCCGAAGAGTttcttttgaattattttttcttccgaCGCATATAATTACGTGCTTAACGCACACCTTTGTTTTCCGGGCTCTCTCACTACACGCGATGGGTCGCTATTTTCTTCGTCCTTAATCTTCTCGTCACTTTTAcaagaatgtaaaaattgcCAAGTAACTCGTCTCACGTCtatcttataatatctttAGAAAGCATTCGGTATTTTAGAAAGCGTATGGTTTGTGCATTTGAAGAAATTGTATATGAATGTTAGAACTATTTATAGCCAAGACGGAATATTTCAATGAAAAGAAATGCGCAGAATCACCCAAATATCCCGAGGTGTGTTAAAGGCAAAATCCCGAGAGAGCGATGAAGAGATCGCTCTCTATGAAGATCCAAGTTGAAACCGAggtttaattgttttactcTCTTCGTTTCCCCACTTTTGTCTTCGACGTTCGACCAGAAGGAGGAGACGGAGAGTTGTTAGAGATCGCCATCAACTTGGACTAATTGGAGAATGGCTCCCGTGAAGATCGGTATCTCTTTCCTCGCGAAACACAGCATAGTATACCTCGCCGAAATTATATCGCTGCCCGCCGAGCATCTGCTTTCGATCCGTCGGTTGAGTCATTCCGCGCTATACGAATGACACTTTTCGGTATATTTCTGACTGTCGAAACGCGGAACGATAATAGAAACGGGCTTCTTTGCGGTATCACATGATTACCGAAGATATTACGCGGGATCAAGTCTttcgagttttttttctttttaaccgTTTCTCGACAATCCTAACGTGAACGATACGCCGAGAAAGATGCCGTCTTGGCCGACTTGCGAAATCAAACGGATATACTGACGGATAGGAAGATAACGTGCGAATTGAGAAATCGCGCGATAACGATGCAAGTTTCAGTTGTGTTTCTTGCACAACTGCAAATCTTGGAATCTTATAGAACTGAAGCAACGACGTGAATAcgatgatatttttaattttcgcaTGTATTTCGTTCCCTCTTGCAAATAGCAtgatttgaaaatttgatgaaaaattttttacagaattatgTAAACATCTAATTATTGAAAGGTTTTTTCGATTGTGCGCTGTAGCTGTCGAATTCTTTTCATTTCTGTTTCTTCCGATCCATTATTTATCTCTCCTTCATGGAactataaatttgcatttttatagaAAGAGAACGCAGATGAAACACGGAATGTGTAGAAAGTTgatagaaatttttcttttagacACATTTCTCATATTAGACGtttgattatatttgattattgatTGTTCAGATTGTGattcaatatatacatattacaggcaatttatttttaatcgcgTCAATtagtttacaattaatattcttcGTAATATGACACTGTCGCAATAAATTGGCGCGTAAATTAAACCCACGCGTTTAATTGAGTCCACGGCTTGTAATATACACATTTAACTTCCCGCATTCTTAGCAACATGTTACCATAACGAGAGTGTGTATTCAGCCAGTGTACTCATTGCATTTATCATAACGTGTATAACAGGAAAAATAGATGCTCACACTCCTTATTATAGGTACATtctatcatatatatatatataatacataaacagTGTGTTACATTTAAGTACTGTCAAATATTTTAGggattatttttgaaattatttcactgAGGGAcagtttatacaaatatacatgattttaaaagttttatttgagagaaatatgttaaaaattctataagattatcgtgtttttttatagctcttgaataattttaaactttaaagattttttaaaaattaacaagaataataaaataataaaaatccgtaaaaaaatttaaacttgttTATTCTAACGTTCAAACTCGAAACAGTACTTAcctatctatatttttacattgatattttatgaaacgtaactacaaataaaaaataatattttgtcttAAAGTTTGAAAGAAAACCTTTTCTTGTTTAAAAGCTGTtaagaaaaattcaattttatagaatttttaacacCTTATATCTCTGAAACATTGTcttaaaaactgtttaaaactatataaagtttatataattttttttatggctttaaaaagaacttttaaagtattgaatacagacagtacttaagaaaCATTCTGTATACTGCAATGAATAGTATATATTGTAGTGAATAATGCACGTGGTCATGCGGCATAATATATACAACGTGAGAAGTGAATGCCAAGACTTTGCCGATTAGAAGGATTATTTTGAAACGTCGGATTTTGCAAGGGGGATTAAATTCGCAGCGTGCAATGGAAGACGcttttcaataaattgaataggatatttaaaaagaattcttagCCTACAAAGAAGACAAAGAAAAAACCTTGAACCTGACGTTTAGTTCAATATTGTTCCGTTTTTGAATGAAATTGTGTGTGTGACCTTCGTATCTTAAATAACTAAGAAGTATATAGTATACATCATATTTTTAAGCTTCCTAGCATTTTTGGAAAGAAAAAacgattttctaaaaatttttattacgacttaaatatgttatattacaaaattatgttatatgcCAATCgttgatagattttatttgATGTTTTAGACATTGAAAGATAAAACACGATACACTTGTAGACGCAttccattattatttatttgatgtttTATACATTGAAAGATGGAACACGATACACTTGTGAAcgcatttcattattattttaaatacaaaatcattAGATTTGATTTTAACGCGGTCCTATTGCTTTTACGAAGCACTGCCgtgatttattgttaataaattagacACCGATCTTGACACAAAGGTGAAGGATCAAGCTATTCGAACGTTTAAACAATATATCGCAACACCGAGATGAAGGGAAATACAGAAAGCAAAGAATTGCACGTGTCATGTTATTCTTGTGCTCTGCAGCAGTTTGcggttttatattttcattacgttatattaaaagttcttACTTCCATGatcaatttcattttttgtctaaaacacacacacaaatacgcgcgcgcgcgtacacatgCATATACATCTCTTTACATCCACATCTTATATATTGCCaaatgtctaaaaataaaacaaatatcaatgaaataaatattgtattacaattatattaagaaatcaAAAAGTGAACACTTTCATTTTCTTCAAACAATGAATCATCTTTCCTACATTTTCCCATTTGCATAAGTGACAACTAAATCTGAAGGTTTGACATTAGTCTCTAATAATACAGACGGCGTAATTATTCTCAATTATAGCCTCGCTACGGTGCAGTTCTGCGGTGAGAAAAAGATTTCCTCGAACTCGAGGCACTCGAGGGCACTCGTGTTTTGAGGACAGTCCCATTACGCTCTTGCGTGTCTCGTGTgtgacatacatatattttttgctcttttGTTTAGATGAGGGATGCGGTTCCGCAGAAAGGAAGTCATAACGTAGCCACCCCCAAGTCCAAACCGTCCTTAGAGATATATCGACCCCCAGGTTCGTATCCTCTTGCTAATAAGTATTCGAGCACACATTGTGTATCGAATAAATTGTGTTTATCATTGTTAATGGTCGTTCGTTTGATTTCATGGTCACTTCTAGGTGGGCGAGCGGAAGGAACCACGGCGAGCGTCACTAATCTTCGACTAAACGTGCACGCCAAGGAATTCACGATGAAGCAGAACGATTCGCATACTTCTAAGTGAGTGTGAACCAGCGGACTATATTTAAATGGTGTACTGTCGCCGTGTGTGAAAATTGAGTCACGACGCCGTTTCTGAAGCTGCGTTCAGATTTTaccattaattatatacaaataatatttagataacatggaccttaaaaaatgtttaattaatgatgtagatttagtatttaaagttttatttaatgatctgtttctttttttttcaaatgggaaaatatttaattgagatattactttttcaaatttaattttattattgaattattacttttttttaatgcttcaTGTATATTATTGCCATTATCATTGTTAACagtttttcaacaaaaaaatgatTGGTAGAATAAATGCTTGGAGCCTCCAGAATCTTTCAGACACGAGTCTGAATTTGGATCGATCTGTAAATAATCTGAACGTGTGTGTCTTGACTAGGTCTCGGACTAGTGCACCGGAGCGCTCCACGTATTATCTGCAGCACAGCAAATCAAGCGGTAATATCCACCGATACCTCTACGCtcagcagcatcagcagctGCAACACCCTctacagcagcagcaacatcAACTACCGTCCCGTCATTCTCAGGGTGGCCATCACTCGATGACGAATTCCACGTTGCGTTCACCCCATCCTTTGGACATATCCGCGTCCAGTGGAAACATCTTGCACGTAAGAAATGTGAATTGtacaaaacaaataaagacagataaattaaacaaagattGAACGCGCTACAATTATCCGGTTTAATTTGGGATTGAATGCAAAGCGATCATTAGCTTCTCATGAATTCACTCTTGGGTTTAGAAAATCTTAGATTTagatgagaaaaattattttgcctgcCAGGCCGCGAATAGGGTACACTTCAACATGGATCAGAACGAAATCAAGACTAACTCCGTGAAACCGGGCAAGCTTACCAAATCGCATACCTTCGTGTCGACTTACGGCCTGAAGCGCTCCAAAAGCCTGAACTCGACGGACGTGTTGGCCGCCAAAGCGCTCAACATCGCGGACGCCTCCGAACTAGGAAAATTTCCTTCGCCCGTTCAAGATATACTTCTACGAGCGATAGAAGGTAAGAGGGtctattatcaattattattctattaagtTGAGGACTCAAGTAAGCCATgtcattattaaattgcatattatacattttataacgtAATCTATACGTCACTAGAACGTAGCTGTTTAGCAAAAGCATGCgaaatttattcttacatGAGTTCTCTGACGATGGAATAAGCAAAAGTTAATCAATAGTAAAGAATTAGTAAAGAGTTGTTGGAGAGTTGTTGAAGATAATTAACGCtgatgtatgtgtgtgttctTGACACAGATCCGAATCTTTTAAATGCGAGGACATTGATGGAACTAGTACGGCACATTCTGGATAGGGTAGTGGAAAATCGCAAGTATGCCGATCCGGCAGCTAAAATTTGCATCACGATTATAGAGGTTTATCATTTCTCTTATCTTAAtgttttcacaaaattaaaaattgaaaaaatcaaaatcGTCGAACTCGTTTTTTTAGCAaacgtaaaagaaataaaaacaaaatgtcaaaaaaagaaatatttaattttaacttattaatttttctataaacaactttaaaaagtattgtaatttgcaattttatatatttttttaaatatttctgtcgtttgtgttttattttatttcgtgtATAAGAAAATCGCACAAATAGTATTTTCCAATTTAAACGATGATCTTAGTGTGACGTACACACAGGATGGAATGTATAACTTGAGATATATTTCATGTGcagaaagaaacaaaagaaactTTCCTGGAATCCTTGCTAAATACGTGCCAACAATGGTACCAGGATCGCGCTAGATTACTGTACGACGGCCAGACCTGCCATCGATACTCAGCCTTTATGACGTTTCTCAACGAGATGTATTGCCAGGTATAACTAAGCACATAATGACACGCTTTATTACGCGACATTCTCCGCAAAAAACGCGCACTCCGGCTTGTTACGGCTGTAACGATACTCTTCCGAACTATGACGAAGAGAAACGGGCCAGTTACAAGATTTTCTCGATCTAATTTACGACTTGGCATTCATTTCGATTACATCTGTATAcccgtttatttttttttatcttctgaTGCTAAAACGCTTTCGAGCGCGCCCGCATAAACGCCCGCATAATCGTGCTGTTCCAGCTGAAGCGCCGGCAGCTACAATTGAAGACGCAGCAGGAGGGCGTTCCACCCGGACGCGTGCTCCTCACGCTGCTTTGGAAATGCTGCCAGGATTGCTTGCAACCGCCGGTCATTAACTCTCTGGCTGAGGTAAGAGCGACTCGGTCGACACAAGGTTTATGGTCTGATTTACAacaaaatcatatttgttGTAACTCAGTTTAGCTAAAATTCCTTACGATCGATTcagtttaaaattacaaagtcCACCGCGTAAAATAAGTCTGTAATATAATaccaatgtaaaattgcatttagAAATTGTAAACAAATGAGCTTTTCTCGTTCTCGCACCGGACTCTTTGACCGAAATGCGGACTCCCAATATTAATTCTCTTAATGTTAATTCTGATTCCTCTCTTCGTTTGCATACCGTAGACAAATTGTCTGTTCTTCATCCTCACGTGTATCGGCAAGGACCTGGACGCGGAGCTGCCGATGCAGCTGCAGCAGTTGCTTGGCAGTGTGCGCGACGCCTTCCTGGCGGAGGAAACGACGCTGCCCCCGGTCAAGAGGACGCTTCTGCAACTGATCGAGCTCCACGCCGCCCATTGGCAGCTACCGGCGCCGGCGGTGGTTTACTACTACCCCTCGAACTCTAACTCCAAGTGACCGCCAGTCTACGACACTCACCGCGGTCTCTCCGTCCGTCTTCCCAAAGTATCAGAGATTTTCTTACGCGAAAGCATGCGGGTGTAccttaagtatttttaacgcAACGAAACGTCTTTTGACAAGCGCGGCCGACATGGGCGGCGCCTTTCGACgcgacaataataatttaaaaaaaaaaaaaaaaagaaaaccacGAACGAAAGTACGACGTCGATGAGTGTTACACggtttttatttgcaattttgtttatttcttattcaCTTCACGACGATCGCGAACGACACTTGTGATGATCTCGTTCCTTCCACGAAACGGAAGTTTTTGTTCGACAAATCTGTATGCAAACGATTCTGTATACGAATAAACAAGTTCTTTTGCACGTGCCGACGGAGTTTCTGCTAGTTCCATTGTTGGGGTTGAACAACAGGCTGGGGAATTCCGGCGTGGTAATTTATGCGGGCGATATTTCATCCGCGCGTACGTCGCGGCAGACGCCTTCGTCTCGCGAACGATGAGGGTGAAGGACCTCGCGCTTCCGAAAGGAAGAAGCGATCGCGTGTACGCACCGTACGCAATAATATGCGTGCGCTCGCCTTTCCCAAGTGCGATTCGTGCCAAGGGCGATAAAAGATTTCGGCCAGTAGTCGAGAACAGCAGAACGCGATTTCTCTCTCCGGGTTGAGTCACAATGCGAGCTCGCCGCACCTTTGTGTCCGGCCGCTAAAAGCACCGAATCATCGTCGAATCTCCCCGGATTCCGACGAGCGCGATCCAGTTAAGCCACGTGCAAACATATTACATGATGCGAATCCAGAGAAAAAATGGAAACGGAGGTCTACGGTTTTGAAATGAGAGCGCGGTGtgctattaattaaaacacgtAATGCTAATTATTCCGAACGGTATAACAGTATTGTTCAGGATAATTATCGTTACGTATTTTAAGCATGCGGTGACTGTTCGAAGAGTTCTGCAGATATGAATATGTAActgagaagagagagaaaaattatttgcataattttgtCGCATTATCTTTTGTAATGTCATTAGAGAGATTTTTGCGAATATAATGCGAGATGATTGTCttgcatattatattaataatacagatTTTGTTTGTATTTCTTGAGCACTTCTTTCAAGAAGTGAGTTACATTTCGGATTCGGCTCCATTTTTCCCTGCGTTTTGTTTTCAACAATTGgtcatttctttttcttttatatagatatgaaaata is part of the Monomorium pharaonis isolate MP-MQ-018 chromosome 2, ASM1337386v2, whole genome shotgun sequence genome and encodes:
- the LOC105840000 gene encoding uncharacterized protein LOC105840000 isoform X1, whose amino-acid sequence is MTIETFLHAEVKRYHMAIMRDAVPQKGSHNVATPKSKPSLEIYRPPGGRAEGTTASVTNLRLNVHAKEFTMKQNDSHTSKSRTSAPERSTYYLQHSKSSGNIHRYLYAQQHQQLQHPLQQQQHQLPSRHSQGGHHSMTNSTLRSPHPLDISASSGNILHAANRVHFNMDQNEIKTNSVKPGKLTKSHTFVSTYGLKRSKSLNSTDVLAAKALNIADASELGKFPSPVQDILLRAIEDPNLLNARTLMELVRHILDRVVENRKYADPAAKICITIIEKETKETFLESLLNTCQQWYQDRARLLYDGQTCHRYSAFMTFLNEMYCQLKRRQLQLKTQQEGVPPGRVLLTLLWKCCQDCLQPPVINSLAETNCLFFILTCIGKDLDAELPMQLQQLLGSVRDAFLAEETTLPPVKRTLLQLIELHAAHWQLPAPAVVYYYPSNSNSK
- the LOC105840000 gene encoding uncharacterized protein LOC105840000 isoform X2, translating into MVRATRADATLTKMRDAVPQKGSHNVATPKSKPSLEIYRPPGGRAEGTTASVTNLRLNVHAKEFTMKQNDSHTSKSRTSAPERSTYYLQHSKSSGNIHRYLYAQQHQQLQHPLQQQQHQLPSRHSQGGHHSMTNSTLRSPHPLDISASSGNILHAANRVHFNMDQNEIKTNSVKPGKLTKSHTFVSTYGLKRSKSLNSTDVLAAKALNIADASELGKFPSPVQDILLRAIEDPNLLNARTLMELVRHILDRVVENRKYADPAAKICITIIEKETKETFLESLLNTCQQWYQDRARLLYDGQTCHRYSAFMTFLNEMYCQLKRRQLQLKTQQEGVPPGRVLLTLLWKCCQDCLQPPVINSLAETNCLFFILTCIGKDLDAELPMQLQQLLGSVRDAFLAEETTLPPVKRTLLQLIELHAAHWQLPAPAVVYYYPSNSNSK
- the LOC105840000 gene encoding uncharacterized protein LOC105840000 isoform X3: MRDAVPQKGSHNVATPKSKPSLEIYRPPGGRAEGTTASVTNLRLNVHAKEFTMKQNDSHTSKSRTSAPERSTYYLQHSKSSGNIHRYLYAQQHQQLQHPLQQQQHQLPSRHSQGGHHSMTNSTLRSPHPLDISASSGNILHAANRVHFNMDQNEIKTNSVKPGKLTKSHTFVSTYGLKRSKSLNSTDVLAAKALNIADASELGKFPSPVQDILLRAIEDPNLLNARTLMELVRHILDRVVENRKYADPAAKICITIIEKETKETFLESLLNTCQQWYQDRARLLYDGQTCHRYSAFMTFLNEMYCQLKRRQLQLKTQQEGVPPGRVLLTLLWKCCQDCLQPPVINSLAETNCLFFILTCIGKDLDAELPMQLQQLLGSVRDAFLAEETTLPPVKRTLLQLIELHAAHWQLPAPAVVYYYPSNSNSK